The Lactuca sativa cultivar Salinas chromosome 2, Lsat_Salinas_v11, whole genome shotgun sequence genome includes the window aatgCATTTAAATGAAATAATAATGATATTATTTAAGGGTGGAGGTGGAGGAGATGGTGATGTTTTTAACACTGAAATCATGAATTTCTACTTATATATTTTTTACTTTGTATACGGTCATTTTACATtggttattattgttttcaatttcaaaatattaatacttaacaatttaaaataatttgcattttggaaaattgtttataaatagtttaagataaaggatttctcactttgtatataaaattgtttaaggtGGAATGATTACTTTCCAAATCCAACAAATTCACTACAAACATCTACATAGATAGGTagcccatatcaaaattcaaaagtattatttacaatatattgtttaataaaaagtaatagaaCATGTTTTATATAGATGTTTGTAGTGGATATGTTGGATTTGGAAAGTAATTCCTCtactttaaacaattttatatattAAGTGAGAAATCTTTCTtccttaaactatttataaacaattttacaaatatgtaatttcttttaaatatttaagtattaatattctgaattgaaaacaataataacaaatgtgaaatgaccatatacaaagtaaaaatatacaagcaGAAGCTCATTATTTCAATGATAAAAACATCACAATCTCCTCCACCTCCacccttaaacaatgtcattattttttcatttaaatgcctttatatgttttattaaaaatattaataatacaaattcaaaaaaatagtaatcttatttatattcttaattataataataataataataataataataataataataataataataataataataataattattatgtttacagAAAAGTCTTAATATTTTTACTTaaagaaaagtcctaatatttttgtttacataAAAGTCCATATATTTTGGGttagtttacgaaatagtcccaaattaatatggtaccggtttcaaccggtcaaaaatggtcaaactgtaaatttttgccgatttttaggattttttcgttcaaaaaaaatcttggtactaaagtgtaacttttccttatatgaaatgatgaaaaatatattaaaatgtcaACTGGACGGAGACACACTACCGTTTTCCCCTCGTAAAAGTTTCTGGGGGAATGGTGTAGAGTTCTATCTGCGTCCAAAGCAGTGAAACCCTTAATAAGAAACTGGTTTACTAAGGATTTTTTTGTTATCTTTTAGGGAAAGGATAGAACTCGAGTTTGTTGTGAAAAAATTAAGGTATTTAAtgttagagaaattaaatatccttttaTATTAGTGTCATTTTTTGtataaaattaataatatatatatatatatatatatatatatattattaattttataCAAAAAATGACACTAATAtaaaaggatatttaatttctctaacaTTAAATACCTTATTTTTTCACAAcagataaattaaaaaaaaaaataatggttTGGAAAAGGACTATTGTCCAAATTAAAGTATAAAGAAAAAAATTGGTAAAGTACAAGAAATGTTAGAATACTTTCAAATAATttgcatattttttattattgttttcaatttcaaaatattaatacttaacaatttaaaataatttgcattttgtaaaattgtttataaatagtttaaggtaaaggatttctcactttgtatataaaattgtttaaggtGGAATGATTACTTTCCAAATCCAACAAATTCACTACAAACATCTACATAGATAGGTagcccatatcaaaattcaaaagtattatttacaatatattgtttaataaaaagtaataggacATGTTTTATATAGAtgtgacaaaattgcaaaaatggtctctgTGTTATGTCAAAACTAGCATGTTTGGGCCAAAACGGTTTTGGCTAGCATCAATGgtccaaaagtttcattttctTGCAAGTTTCGTCCAATTTGGTTTGAATTTTTTTGGAAAGACGATTTTGcccttattatttaatttttcaattttgttttattaccaacaattaaaaataaaacaaaataaaataaaataccctctctctctctctcgtttcttGCTTACCACTGTCCAAAGAAGAAGAACGAGTGGTTGTCACCGGCCTAGGCTGCCCCTCCGCCTCCCTCCGGTCAGGTAGCACCACCCCGAACACCCGATTCGATCGTAGCTACCCTCCCTTTGAACCTAGACAGATGCAACGAGAGAAAGGAGATcgagatctgaagtttgggtttCTTGACGATTAGGGTTTCTTGGTGGCTAGGGTTTTCAGATGGAGGGTTTCATGACTGGAAATCGAGGGGAAGACACTTCGGATCGATTTTCCTCGGCTGTTAAGCCTCCGACGAGGTGGTTGTCATCGATCAAGGGGGTCATTGATCCTCTAGATACAGGTTGAACATATCTGAAGGAGACGAGCATGGTGATGGGGTGTAGCAGTGACGAGAAGAACAAGATAGAGGGACATGATTGGCATCTGATTCAAACACCGATTCAGAGAAGAACAAGAGAGAGGGACATGATTGGCAtttgattcaataattggaaaggacgCAAAAATTTCTAGGTTGTAAATCGTAATCCCTTTCATCTGTAAATCGTCATCTCTTTAACCTGTACTGATTTAGGGTATACGGTGTCTGCGATTCAGGGAGGGGGATAAAAGGGGTGCAGTTTACCTTCATCTTTATGTTTATTAAGTTGTTTGTGTGCTTGTGGGTTTGAGTTGGGCAATTCATAGAAGAAATTGATTCCGATGGTGGTGATGGCAGTTCATCAGAAATCAATTTCTTAGTTCGTGAATATGATGTTCTTGTTCTTGAACTCAGGAAAAACCGAGTGTTCTTGAGATTCATATGCATATATGAGTGTGTATGTGTTTAGTCTATTCGACTTCATACAATGAATTGAACAAAATTGATAAAAGTTAGGGTTCTTCATTTTAAAAATCCACTACCAGATCTGTATTAGTTTTCTTTgtaaagagagagatagagagagaaagagaaagagagagaaagagagagagagagagagtattttatttttttatttttaattgctttttAATTActgataataaaataaaaatggaaaattaaaatataagggcaaatccgtcattataaaaaagtgcataggaaattagaccatactcgcaacaaaacgaaactattggaccatccttgcaagccaaacccattttggaccaaagGTGCTAGTTTTGAcgtaccacagggaccattcttgcaattttgtctatagaTGTTTGTAGTGGATATGTTGGATTTGGAAAGTAATTCCTCtactttaaacaattttatatacaaagtgagaaattcttcttccttaaactatttataaacaattttacaaatatgtaatttcttttaaatatttaatattaatattctgaattgaaaacaataataacaaatgtgaaatgaccatatacaaagtaaaaatatacaagcaGAAGCTCATTATTTCAATGATAAAAACATCACAATCTCCTCCACCTCCacccttaaacaatgtcattattttttcatttaaatgcctttatatgttttattaaaaatattaataatacaAATTCAAAAAATAGTAatcttatttataataataataataataataataataataataataataattatgtttacagaaaagtcttaatatttttacttacagaaaagtcctaatatttttgtttacataAAAGTTCATATATTTTGGGttagtttacgaaatagtcccaaattaatatggtaccggtttcaaccggtcaaaaatggtcaaactgtaaatttttgccgatttttaggattttttcattcaaaaaaaatcttggtactaaagtgtaacttttccttatatgaaatgatgaaaaatatattaaaatgtcaACTGGGCGGAGACACACTACCGTTTTCCCCTCGTAAAGGTTTCTGGGGGAATGATGTAGAGTTCTATCTGCGTCCAAAGCAGTGAAACCCTTAATAAGAAACTGGTTTACTAAGGATTTTTTTGTTATCTTTTAGGGAAAGGATAGAACCCGAGTTTGTTGTGAAAAAATTAAGGTATTTAAtgttagagaaattaaatatccttttaTATTAGTgtcattttttttgtataaaattaataatatatatatatatatatatatatatatatatatatatatatatatatatatatatatatatattatattaattttatacaaaaaaaaatacactaatataaaaggatatttaatttctctaacaTTAAATACCTTATTTTTTCACAacacataaattaaaaaaaaaataatggttTGGAAAAGGACTATTGTCCAAATTAAAGTATAAAGAAAAAAATTGGTAAAGTACAAGAAATGTTAGAAtactttcaaaaattaaaaacttaaaaTAGGTATCGCTTCAGACGTTATATTACATATAAAATCGTTAAATTTTAACAGTTACACAATCAAGGCATGTTATTCAATAGGAACAACTTTAGAAAAGTAAAAAAATCAACAACGTACGCACTAGATGAACAACATATATTGaattttattgaaataaatggtCACTAGCTATTTCTGAGAATCCAAGGCCAAAATGGTGCTTAGATTCATGGGACTCATGTATTCGGTTGAACCAGTCATCATTTGCTCGACGATAATCTTGTTGGCTTTTTCCGAGGGATGGAATGCGTCCCAAAAGGCATACAAATCTCTGTTATCGCACAAGTTTGACAGTGGGGTGCATAGACCCAGCCCATTGTATGGTCCTTGTCCACAGCATGCTATCTTTGCCGACACAAATCCTGCATACACCCAACCATCTTTAATTAACTCAAACTCAACCACATGTACATATACATGCATGCGATACCATGCACAAATAAAACGAATATGTTCGGCCTCATTTACCAAAAGCTCCTGGATCACTGATAAAGTCGGAGTGCATCTTCTTCGAGTTCACACTGATGAATACATGACTGCCTATTTTGCTATTGAGATCACTCAGCATTTTGTTAAGTTGTGGGTTATATAATCCTGCAGCTTTCTGAAGTTCGGTTGCACATTCACCATTCCGGCTGCGCTGGGCTAGTTCCGCTGGCACACACCCCAACGGGCCAGTTCCTGTGACAAGAACCCTACGAGCTCCCAAATCATACAGTTTCTGCATTTAATTAATCAATGGTTTGAAGTTTATGGTTTACACAAATCTGTAAGCTTGAATGAATGGTAATTAATTCTATATAGTATATGATTGCATGCATTATGCATACCattaaaatctttttgtattccGATATGATAAAACGGACATAGTTAGGTAGCGCATATTGTCGAGAACGAGCTGAGTAAGGAACCAAGTAGTAATTGTTGACAAAATCGTTGCCACCAAGTGTCATGAGAACGACCGCGTTTTTTACAAGCTTTTTAGCCTGGTTCGCTCCTATAAGGCCGCTTAATCGTTGTTGATACTGCCTAAAGTATTCAAACTGCAACGGAATCCGAATTATATTCACCTGAAAAGCATATCGGTAGTTAATACTCATCATGATTTATGAAGTTGCATTGTAAGCTTCATGAAAAAGATAGAAAGAAAGAATTCTACGAATTGGACACCGGTGTCATTAAGTATTCCAATCCCTGCAGACGCAAAATTAGCACCAACGAGTAGCCTCCGTCCGGTAAGTTGAGGGTTCAAGTACGGCAATGTGGGCTCCTCCCCCATGCGCTGACCTGGCATTGTACGTATAAATTAAATcaacaaatatataaataatgaatGTTAATAAAAGGGTATGTATGTTAGAAACTCTACTGATAAGGTCAGGCATGTTGAGGCCATTAGAGAAACGGCCCGTTGGTCTGTGTGTAGGGTAATCAATGCCATAAGGAGGTGAGTCGGCTCGGGCAGATGTAACCAAGTAGTTGTTGTTTCCGTTGTCAACTAGTGAGTCTCCAAACACAAAAAACGCTCGAGCGTCAGCCCTAAGACAGACTGATGCCACTACCCATATGGTTAAAATGAAGGTGAAGGAAAGACCATATGATGTAGAGATAGCCATGAATAGTTTTTTTACAATAATCGGCTACGCTATATGATCGCAATTTTATGGAGAATATACGTGATCCgtttatatatataaagattcTTTTTGAAATATAATATTGCAAAATCCATTGAACTTTTAGCTCGATCCCTGCATCATGTGTAGGTAGCACAGTTGTAAAGAAGAAGCACCATCAATGATGCAGCATGCTATTGATCAGTGGTAGTTCAGATTGTAAGTATTCAGGTGGACGTTGCTGGGAAGATTAATTAATTCTTTCATTTTACGTATACTAACAACATGAATAATTAATTGCATTTCTCAAAATTCATGGATTTAGGATATACATAAAAAAGATTGGAGGAATTTGTTTGATAGGGAGGAGATCTTAAATAAGGTTGCATGTGATGAACGTGAAGGCTGTGAAAAGCCGTTAGAGCAATGATAGGTTGAGAGAGCGTAAGTACAAGTAAACCAGAATGAGGCATAGCATTAAATTCATTTGTTTGCTGAATCCTATTGAATAGGAGTCCTGAGGTTGAAGCTTAAAGTTGATGAGTATTAAACCAATGCTACAAAGATCTCGTGAAAGGGGAGGTGGTGAGCTGTTTCTTGTGGCTTTTGGACCCCCACCCCAACCAACCAACCCCTCATGTAGAACCTACAATGGAAGTTTTCATGGTTTCTAGCAAAAAATAACCAATCGATTATTGTTGTCATGGTGACTTATATGGTCGAAGCAATAACTTTTGGCTCTGTTAATTACATGGCTTACCATAGTTCGAATCTTGCACTTGGATATATTTGGTAATTAAATTAACCAAAATGCATCTTTGAATCCTCGTATATGTCAATGATCATATTCCAACCAATCATAATGATGAAACACGAGAACGGTACAGATAAATGGAATGCAACCGTTGATAATACTCTAGTAAGCGTAGTGTATAATTTTCTTATGAGAAAATAACATAAATGTCCTACGAACTTTTTAGAGTTTATCTGTTGATTCCTTAAAAAAAATTACGGGCTTTATGAGTCCCTAAACTAGGACATAACTTGCGTTTTTAGTATCTGTCAACCTGTAATAGTCGGTTTGGTGAtcttttaaaccaaaaaaaactcacattgtgcccctataaagcaaaaaaaaaaaataataagttcATGAATCAATTCTTACCAAAAAAAAGTCTTCATTTCTTCTAAAGCCGATCCACACTCAATTTGTACCCTCTCAAGAAATTGATCGCTACTCTTTTTTCCGTCTTCACCCTCAATCGTCACACACACTCACCGAATATCACAACCCTCTTCCCTTTCCAATCGATTCTCGATCACAACCCCTTCTACTATTTTCTTTGATTCGATTTCAACTCTTCAAGGAATTCACCACCTCCTTCCTTCTTCTTAGTTCAAAATCGCACAAGCTACCTCTCCTTCTCCCTCCGAGTTGCAAGTTTGATGGATGTGATGTTGAGAAAGATGTGTGGGTTTGATGAGGTTTACAGAGAAAACGAGAGTTAATCTCCTTTTTTTCTTCGATTTGCAGTATGGGTTGTAGCGTTCGGTTTTTGGtatatgtattttaaatcaatttattcatttttaacagaaactcgacgagttggaggcctcaaactcgtcgagtaggaacggaATTTGGACGCAGAACttaaagtctactcgacgagtagagctgCCAgaattaaaccctaattttcagggtttagcaccctatttaaacaccttaacctccaaaggttggcctcatttgcagcctccattgtcccaaaccctagccatgaCACCCTAATACACTTTTGAGAGTTTTTAGCCATTTTTGGTGCTTTATTGAGGTTTTGAAGAATAAGAGACTTGAAGAAGAAGCAAGGAGGTGTTTGAGAAGAGTAGATCCAAAATTCAAGCTTCATTTCTGGTCCAtcagaggtataaagctcctatcttgtctatagtatgcttagatctcttcatcttcacttttattgagtttttggtccaagtagCATGGTCCTTGGGAAAGGTACGTCCCAAGTGAGTATatcatcagatctagaatcatggagggctttcatggcataaaagtgcaaactttatggccattaaatccccatgcaagctttaaggtgtcattttggccttttaagctccaaaaggccatgcacgGAGGGAAAGTCAGGGACTTGACGTGTTCATATGATTTCTAGGGTCTAGATCTCAGTTTTTTTTCTTTAGTTTGAAGTATTATGGCTTTTGAATCAAGATCTAGGTcttaaagaattagggtttgagctaaacccattagtTAGGgatattaacgggtaaagttggaaactttacccttaaaaggacattttcaatATGTAGATGAAGTATAGGGCTTAGATCTAAAGGATAAGAGCTTAATCTATTAACATGGCtcaacagactgaagaactcgtcgagtccatagaggaactcgatgagttgggtcgacGTATCCCGAGTCTGTAAagggaaaaactcgacgagttcaaggatgactcgacgagttgattggaGAAGTCTTGATTCTATGGATAGAAGGAACTCTACGAGTTgtgaaaaaactcgacgagttggatcgggaTTCAGGGTTCCTGAttcatactcgacgagttaatggaccaactcggcgagttgagtcaaccaggatgttgactttgacgttgaccaaagttgacccttaagggggttattgttggataaagtgtctaagtccataactatatttgaaatgtacttgacccgacacggcatggtccatttgggttgcacttcacccgaacaatttatatggataaactTTTGAGAAcaatataagttatgatttattaatatattataagttctaatatattaataagaaatcatattatttaattaacattgatctaaaattaatttagaattaatttagtgatcaaaagtgtgactaattaaatatggactcttgtatttatatagtgtgggttaatgcttatttagaatgggctagacttgcatggtaagtccatggataacccatggagctttaacccatagCTTTaacccaactctctgtgggctctctagccctaactctatggacccactggtcctatccctggaaactctgaatcatgcatatcacatatcacaataacacacataaatagcatacaaatacactagcacataactcagtagtatactagcacataactttgttaccactctaggtaagtatagtgagaagactcacctcggatgtctcggtaaatcttcGACTCGGtggaaatatgatctagcctccgcctaatcacataaagtaaaatactctcataaatataactctcgagactagaatcaaccctctcttgacacaaagaccccattgttgaccaaaccctcaaagtcaacaaagtcaacggttaGACTTTAAATCGACTTAccgagtgcacttgggtgactcggcgagtctacgcgtgtccactatccctctagtctcgcatgacacgtcgagtctttcccctgctcgacgggttacacctggcatgaatcgcggggccaccccgactcaactcgtcgagtcccattatgaactcggcgagttccgccttgaactccagtcctctaattcccTCTAACTCattgagtcattcccccaactcggcaagtactcactgagtgaactatggggaaaccctaaccctactcgccgagtctgctcttggTACTCAGTGAATTCATGCCATGCTCgagctcaaatgacctcctgaggtcagatccgttcctctaactcatagatctggcctccttaagcaatataaacacgtaaagtttggatcttgatgcccatgcaaagacccaatggctctatttgaagaaatggcctcaatatgccaCCTTAAGCTCATGTTACCCAATGTcaccccataaagatcaaggggcttaggtctctagacctctttggaTCAAGATGCgcagcctcaacacaagaagggaccaattgcaccaacaatcacactctaaatgggctagaaaccctgactctcaaggattaacacccaaaactgaagaaggatcgaatatatacctcaatatgaagttcttaggctctgaaatccacagaatagcgccttcttcagctccctcttgccttggtcaccttcttcttgcaaaaatactcacacaaggatcaaaaatggcatctccttcctcacaaacgctctatatcgcttagggtttcactcaggggtctggtagctGCAATTGGTgactataagcccctttaaataggcctcaaaccctggggattagggtttcattaaacagcatagactcaccgagtccactagtcgactcgccgagtccgtcattaacccggatggaaaatcgcgactctactcggcgagtctaagcgtcaactcgccgagtccctccaaaatctcTAAAATAAATGAGTAATTAATGTACATGGAAATcctgatgttacaattctcccccactagaatcagacttcgccctcgaagtctctttccacaaataactctggatactgctcacgcatctctaactccggctcccaggtcatcttggaacccttccgatgttgccactagacctaAACCAATGGCACCTCCTTATTTCTCAAAGTCTTGATCCTTCTATCCCGAATCGcaatcggcctctcaacataattcaagctcgcatccacttgaatgtcctctaatggaaccactgccgactcatcagcgATGCACTTCCTTAGctgagacatgtggaaggtatcgtgaatctgactcaactccgcaggtagctccaaacggtatgctACCCTGTCCACCCTGGCGGCCACCCttaaaggaccaatataccgaggccccaacttgcctctcttcctgaattggatcactcctttccaaggagataccttcaggagtacgaagtcaccaacTTGGAACTCGAGCTCCGAGCGACGCCTGTCTGtgtagctcttctgacgactctaagccgtcagtaacctctgccagacctgctgaatctgctcagtcgtctgatgtaatatctctgtactacccatcacatgctaaccgacctcaccccagcaaatgggagtctgacaccttctcccatacaacagctcaaagggtggcataccgatgctcgaatgatggctgttgttataggaaaactcagccaaaggcaaaAATGTgccccaactccctccgaagtctagTATACATGCCCGAATCATG containing:
- the LOC111916317 gene encoding GDSL esterase/lipase At5g33370, with product MAISTSYGLSFTFILTIWVVASVCLRADARAFFVFGDSLVDNGNNNYLVTSARADSPPYGIDYPTHRPTGRFSNGLNMPDLISQRMGEEPTLPYLNPQLTGRRLLVGANFASAGIGILNDTGVQFVNIIRIPLQFEYFRQYQQRLSGLIGANQAKKLVKNAVVLMTLGGNDFVNNYYLVPYSARSRQYALPNYVRFIISEYKKILMKLYDLGARRVLVTGTGPLGCVPAELAQRSRNGECATELQKAAGLYNPQLNKMLSDLNSKIGSHVFISVNSKKMHSDFISDPGAFGFVSAKIACCGQGPYNGLGLCTPLSNLCDNRDLYAFWDAFHPSEKANKIIVEQMMTGSTEYMSPMNLSTILALDSQK